From the Butyrivibrio fibrisolvens genome, one window contains:
- a CDS encoding AAA family ATPase, translating to MIIEIRAKNCFAFDEQIAFSMKADMRNKKFASNVHKENNFNVLKTAGIYGPNNAGKTCLIRCIKAIKSVLLNKKNGLMSNIFTDNDICELGVTFLSGGRKFSYDFKYDVKKEAYVFESFIEVLKDQYNNEKEVCWLKRDTLNEEYECIDTELLTMMPVVAKNNVIFHLIDSTKFKALNEMKEVLVGFAEKIDVINMNNIPMEHTIDLMKNKNQLQQKVVDFIKNADLYMDNFEYVEMGNVKLSSGGADEKPEEKVLDVPDSVMDQIRLVSTYKGVQVPSMLFDSTGTKKIAAMASYVIEALEQGRILVVDELDSSIHFKLTRATVAMFNNELNTDAQMIFTVHDINLMDCKRLFRKEQIWFVDKDEKGVYVYSLSDFTAENGVRDTSDIIEKYRKGAFAALPDPELINSLLSIKGIVKGAVADGE from the coding sequence ATGATTATAGAGATTAGGGCAAAAAACTGCTTCGCATTTGATGAACAGATTGCTTTCTCAATGAAAGCTGATATGCGTAATAAAAAATTTGCCTCAAATGTACATAAAGAAAATAACTTTAATGTCCTTAAGACAGCTGGAATCTATGGCCCTAATAATGCAGGAAAAACCTGCCTTATAAGGTGTATTAAAGCTATAAAAAGCGTTTTACTGAATAAGAAAAATGGCCTGATGTCAAATATTTTTACAGACAACGATATCTGTGAGCTTGGGGTCACTTTTTTATCAGGTGGAAGAAAGTTCTCGTATGATTTCAAGTACGATGTCAAGAAAGAGGCTTACGTCTTTGAATCATTTATAGAGGTGTTGAAAGATCAGTATAATAACGAAAAAGAAGTGTGCTGGCTAAAACGCGATACTCTCAATGAAGAATATGAGTGCATAGATACAGAGCTTTTGACAATGATGCCTGTTGTTGCAAAGAATAATGTTATTTTTCACCTTATTGATTCTACTAAATTTAAGGCACTCAATGAGATGAAGGAAGTTCTGGTTGGTTTTGCTGAAAAGATAGATGTTATCAATATGAATAACATCCCTATGGAGCATACCATTGACCTTATGAAAAACAAGAATCAGCTACAGCAGAAAGTTGTTGATTTTATTAAAAATGCAGATCTTTACATGGACAATTTTGAATATGTGGAAATGGGAAATGTAAAGCTTTCGTCTGGTGGCGCTGATGAAAAGCCTGAAGAAAAAGTACTTGATGTTCCTGATAGTGTAATGGATCAGATCAGGCTGGTTTCTACATATAAGGGCGTTCAGGTTCCAAGTATGCTATTTGATTCTACAGGAACTAAAAAGATAGCGGCTATGGCAAGTTATGTTATTGAAGCGCTTGAACAGGGTCGAATCTTGGTAGTAGATGAGCTTGATAGCAGTATTCATTTTAAACTTACCAGAGCCACAGTTGCTATGTTCAATAATGAGCTCAATACTGATGCACAGATGATCTTCACAGTACACGATATTAACCTTATGGATTGCAAACGCCTTTTCAGAAAGGAACAGATCTGGTTTGTAGATAAGGATGAAAAGGGCGTTTACGTTTATTCACTGTCTGACTTTACCGCAGAAAATGGTGTGAGAGATACATCTGACATAATAGAAAAGTATCGAAAAGGAGCTTTTGCGGCGCTGCCTGATCCTGAGCTGATAAATTCCCTGTTAAGTATAAAGGGAATTGTGAAGGGAGCAGTTGCAGATGGCGAATAG
- a CDS encoding GNAT family N-acetyltransferase encodes MKVREVEHLVTVTSEIEKYVAFARQINADKDYSQPLLDSDLIEEKLERAVHNTDDRVLAVFDKEKIIGLFVLLVIDDEKYVEVTMGLSGAQGAYIELFAYLSQYFNGYQIDFSFNPCNEILRNILNTKKALFREEQQKMVLKQISEIDDISGIELIDDKYIRGYLAIHDTSNYWTGERVLEEPDRFYVLVATEENNVVGYLDLTKNYEENEPYDVFVKDEYRRKGYGKKLLAKAIELNNPKGMSLMVDVDNVQAIRLYTSMGFDKVEGQNCVYATWNV; translated from the coding sequence ATGAAGGTAAGAGAAGTGGAGCATTTAGTAACAGTAACATCGGAAATTGAAAAATATGTAGCATTTGCACGTCAAATAAACGCTGACAAAGATTATTCACAGCCTCTCTTGGATTCTGATTTGATAGAGGAGAAGCTTGAAAGGGCTGTTCATAATACGGATGATCGTGTACTTGCAGTTTTTGATAAAGAGAAAATAATCGGATTATTCGTTCTTCTTGTTATAGATGATGAAAAGTATGTAGAAGTAACTATGGGACTCTCCGGGGCACAAGGTGCCTATATTGAGCTGTTTGCCTATTTGTCACAGTACTTTAACGGTTACCAGATTGATTTTTCCTTTAATCCATGTAATGAAATTCTCAGGAATATTTTAAATACAAAGAAGGCGCTTTTCCGCGAAGAACAGCAAAAAATGGTTTTGAAGCAAATTTCAGAAATTGATGATATATCTGGAATCGAATTGATAGATGATAAATATATCAGAGGTTATCTTGCAATCCATGATACATCGAATTACTGGACCGGGGAAAGAGTACTGGAAGAACCGGACAGATTCTATGTTTTGGTAGCTACTGAAGAAAATAACGTCGTTGGCTATTTGGATCTCACAAAGAATTATGAAGAAAATGAGCCCTATGATGTGTTTGTAAAAGATGAATACCGCAGAAAAGGATATGGCAAAAAACTTCTGGCAAAAGCCATAGAACTGAACAATCCTAAGGGCATGTCTTTGATGGTAGATGTTGATAATGTTCAGGCAATTCGTTTGTATACATCAATGGGGTTTGATAAAGTTGAAGGACAGAACTGTGTATATGCGACTTGGAATGTGTAA
- a CDS encoding GNAT family N-acetyltransferase, with the protein MDIKLVSENEIDNALDLILRVFMEFEAPDYSGEGVDSFVNDIIKNDDFRRGCLTGRFKMYGAFDGKKIVAVMTMRKTSHIMLAFVDRDYQRQGIGKRLFEYICNDIRSNNDDIYEITVNSSPYGEKFYTSLRFIRISEEQEKHGIKYIPMVYKLKAFNR; encoded by the coding sequence ATGGATATTAAACTTGTTTCTGAAAATGAAATTGACAATGCATTGGACCTTATCCTACGTGTCTTTATGGAGTTTGAAGCTCCTGATTACTCTGGAGAAGGCGTTGACTCTTTTGTAAATGACATAATTAAAAATGATGATTTTAGAAGAGGCTGTCTAACTGGGCGGTTCAAAATGTATGGAGCTTTTGATGGTAAGAAAATTGTTGCAGTAATGACCATGCGAAAGACTTCACATATTATGCTTGCTTTTGTCGATAGGGATTACCAAAGGCAAGGTATTGGAAAGAGGCTGTTTGAGTATATATGCAATGATATAAGGTCAAACAATGACGATATTTATGAAATCACCGTTAACTCGTCTCCTTATGGTGAAAAATTTTATACAAGCCTCAGATTCATAAGAATATCTGAGGAACAAGAAAAGCATGGGATTAAGTATATTCCTATGGTATATAAGTTGAAAGCATTTAATAGGTGA
- a CDS encoding GNAT family N-acetyltransferase translates to MLIHEVDLNEEVLAKLIRFSEDWAAENSCYGYLQNDRSDIEGNRIFFAEDNGDIVGYLFGKVCGSKQMKSIMPEGTPFFEVEELYVIPEKRSQGVGEKLFRFAENAVKTEAEYMVLSTATKNWKAIFHFYIDELNMNFWSARLFKKIER, encoded by the coding sequence ATGCTTATTCATGAAGTAGATTTAAACGAGGAAGTTCTGGCTAAGCTGATCCGTTTCTCAGAGGACTGGGCAGCAGAGAACAGTTGCTACGGATATCTCCAAAATGACAGATCAGATATTGAAGGCAATAGAATATTTTTTGCAGAGGACAATGGCGATATAGTTGGGTATCTTTTTGGTAAAGTTTGTGGATCTAAGCAGATGAAATCCATTATGCCGGAGGGTACACCATTCTTCGAAGTAGAAGAACTGTATGTAATTCCCGAGAAGCGTTCCCAAGGAGTTGGAGAGAAGCTTTTTAGATTTGCTGAGAACGCTGTCAAAACAGAGGCAGAATATATGGTTCTGAGCACTGCTACGAAAAACTGGAAGGCTATATTTCATTTTTATATTGATGAACTCAATATGAATTTCTGGAGCGCAAGGCTTTTTAAGAAGATAGAGAGATGA
- a CDS encoding GNAT family N-acetyltransferase, with protein MTDYSSFTIETKNLMLKKATESDLDDIYNNLWRHEESTRYMLWTVTDSIEKAKERLRKSVKFQQVEKYAFFVYEKRSGKAIGFAGMEEIKPGVYEDTGIAVGPEFVGKGYGTEILTAFMDEARKCGAHKFVASCRKKNVASHKLMMKCGLSFSHDEDRTDPRDGSPYVLEFNEIAFDEEMLCWNIM; from the coding sequence ATGACGGATTATAGCTCTTTTACCATAGAAACTAAGAATTTGATGTTAAAAAAGGCTACGGAGTCAGATTTAGATGACATATATAACAACTTATGGCGACATGAGGAAAGTACAAGATATATGCTCTGGACTGTTACTGATAGTATAGAAAAAGCAAAAGAAAGACTCAGAAAGTCTGTGAAGTTCCAACAGGTCGAAAAGTATGCTTTTTTCGTATATGAAAAGAGATCCGGTAAAGCTATTGGTTTTGCAGGTATGGAAGAGATTAAGCCGGGAGTATATGAGGATACCGGAATTGCTGTAGGCCCTGAATTTGTAGGGAAGGGATATGGTACGGAAATACTGACGGCTTTCATGGATGAGGCTAGAAAATGCGGTGCACATAAGTTTGTCGCATCATGCAGGAAGAAAAATGTTGCATCTCATAAACTTATGATGAAATGCGGCCTTTCTTTTTCTCATGATGAGGATAGAACAGATCCGAGGGATGGTAGTCCGTATGTACTTGAGTTTAATGAGATTGCTTTTGATGAGGAAATGTTATGTTGGAATATCATGTGA
- a CDS encoding ATP-binding cassette domain-containing protein, producing the protein MKSYFKIVKMMFASNKRLLFGAFVVMMALIAVEMAIPLGINAMIDMLETDKAVYTFVIAVLLFIIGYFLLSLLSGLNTRLYIRIGNDLLWNMRRKIYKVLWGSEYMEHVQKSKDKFKYVLSGQTYTAFAIAVIYSVGGFVNTLTVIAFLIIAFWYSIPAGITLVLGIAFTLGTSFITGRGILGNYELCDKAHEQDTAQVYETVDMVEATRTNGLEDYYLTKNKKIHDSFMKLSEKAEGKSAFFETIEKSFTDLIYIIVAGMLLLTSNVSGGKLVTVLFITNTILAVSGRVQRQIQVIIKNIPAFDNVVKLMDIPIISGKEISDIENIRFENVTLEIDDRKIMNNISFDINKGDNVLIRGENGSGKSSILKMILGLYKPSNGQVSINDTPVSEYDSCSFYKEICYVSQDELILNECVEDYLRYVTHSDCSEDEIEAMRKKLNLNPEIDVIEENGATLSGGEKKKLFMMKCMMESDVSLVILDEIDAGLDVETKVLLKDLEKELLSDPDKIVIKISHIDSDDTGFDQIIEL; encoded by the coding sequence ATGAAAAGCTATTTTAAAATTGTAAAAATGATGTTTGCATCAAATAAGCGATTACTATTTGGTGCCTTTGTAGTAATGATGGCATTGATCGCAGTTGAGATGGCAATACCGCTTGGTATAAATGCCATGATCGATATGCTGGAAACGGATAAAGCGGTGTATACCTTTGTGATAGCTGTGCTGCTGTTCATTATCGGCTATTTTCTTTTATCTCTTTTATCAGGGTTAAATACCAGGCTGTATATCCGTATAGGCAATGATCTTTTATGGAACATGAGACGTAAGATATACAAAGTACTTTGGGGAAGCGAGTACATGGAGCATGTCCAGAAGTCCAAGGACAAATTTAAATATGTCCTGTCAGGACAGACATATACTGCGTTTGCGATTGCAGTGATATATTCTGTCGGGGGCTTTGTTAATACGCTTACGGTTATAGCTTTTTTGATAATTGCCTTTTGGTATAGCATTCCTGCAGGCATAACGTTAGTCTTAGGGATTGCATTTACACTCGGAACATCATTTATAACAGGCCGTGGCATATTAGGTAATTATGAGCTTTGTGACAAAGCGCATGAACAAGATACTGCGCAGGTATACGAGACGGTGGATATGGTTGAAGCTACTCGTACAAACGGTTTAGAAGATTATTATCTGACTAAGAATAAAAAAATACATGATAGTTTTATGAAACTCTCTGAGAAAGCCGAAGGAAAATCTGCGTTCTTTGAGACAATAGAAAAAAGCTTTACTGACCTTATATACATTATAGTTGCCGGTATGCTGCTTTTGACATCGAATGTAAGCGGAGGAAAGCTTGTAACAGTCCTTTTTATAACAAATACTATTCTTGCTGTCAGCGGGCGAGTTCAGCGCCAGATCCAGGTGATCATCAAGAATATTCCTGCCTTTGACAATGTTGTAAAGCTTATGGATATTCCCATTATTTCCGGAAAAGAGATAAGTGATATCGAGAATATCAGATTTGAAAACGTAACGCTCGAAATCGATGACAGGAAGATCATGAACAATATTTCTTTTGATATAAATAAGGGCGATAATGTCCTGATCCGTGGTGAAAATGGAAGCGGCAAAAGTTCAATACTTAAGATGATCCTAGGCTTATATAAGCCGTCAAACGGGCAGGTATCCATCAATGATACACCAGTTTCTGAGTATGATTCATGCTCTTTTTATAAAGAAATATGCTACGTTTCGCAGGATGAACTTATACTTAATGAATGCGTCGAAGATTATCTTAGATATGTAACTCATTCAGATTGCAGTGAAGATGAAATAGAGGCAATGCGTAAGAAGCTGAATCTGAATCCTGAGATTGATGTTATAGAAGAAAACGGAGCAACCCTTTCCGGAGGTGAAAAGAAGAAACTCTTTATGATGAAGTGCATGATGGAATCCGATGTATCGCTGGTTATTCTGGATGAGATCGATGCCGGGCTGGACGTTGAAACCAAGGTACTGCTTAAGGATTTGGAAAAAGAGCTGTTGAGTGATCCTGATAAAATAGTCATTAAGATATCACATATTGATAGTGATGATACAGGATTTGATCAGATTATAGAATTATAA
- a CDS encoding GNAT family N-acetyltransferase — MKKVYLKEANMEDVQKEYEFITQLPEDENGFTNKDYGCSYEEFEKKILPGYIDKSNGINLSPGHVPGTEYFLWDGDTIVGLFRIRHHLCEALANGAGHIGYGIRKEYRGRGYANEGLRLTIEKAWEIIPEDEIYMSVHKDNPASLKTQLKNGAYIHHEDDEDFFTRVKRPEADLKLVEAEDKYADEISAYRQEFLDCEDHMDGCGSLRKYENPLEYIENCRQRSAADASSKIGGQAVQFLCVRKSDDHLIGMIQYRYEADPKFRIGYSVRPCDRGHGYAKWMLRHLLAWLKQQGMSEVTIACEPSNTASEHVILNCGGKLVESCTYKGIELLVYSLEI; from the coding sequence ATGAAAAAAGTATATCTAAAAGAAGCAAACATGGAAGATGTGCAAAAGGAGTACGAGTTTATTACTCAGCTTCCAGAGGACGAAAATGGCTTCACCAATAAGGATTATGGTTGCTCATACGAAGAGTTTGAAAAGAAGATCCTCCCGGGATATATAGATAAATCCAATGGAATAAACCTTTCTCCCGGACATGTTCCCGGAACAGAATACTTCCTGTGGGATGGCGATACGATCGTAGGACTTTTCAGGATCAGGCATCACCTGTGCGAAGCGCTTGCCAATGGCGCCGGCCACATAGGATATGGAATCAGAAAAGAATACCGCGGCAGAGGCTATGCTAACGAAGGCCTGCGCCTGACTATAGAAAAGGCATGGGAGATCATTCCGGAAGACGAGATCTATATGTCGGTTCATAAGGATAATCCTGCCTCTTTGAAAACGCAGCTTAAGAACGGCGCATATATCCATCATGAAGATGACGAGGATTTTTTTACCAGAGTAAAAAGACCTGAGGCAGACCTTAAATTAGTAGAAGCTGAGGACAAATATGCCGATGAGATTAGCGCATACAGACAGGAATTTCTGGACTGCGAAGACCACATGGATGGTTGCGGGTCTCTTAGAAAATATGAGAATCCGCTTGAGTACATTGAGAATTGCAGACAGAGGTCAGCAGCTGATGCTTCATCCAAGATTGGAGGGCAAGCCGTGCAGTTTTTGTGCGTAAGGAAGTCTGATGATCACCTTATCGGAATGATACAGTACAGATACGAAGCTGATCCGAAGTTCCGGATAGGTTATTCGGTTAGGCCTTGCGATAGAGGGCACGGCTATGCCAAGTGGATGCTCAGGCACCTTTTGGCATGGCTTAAACAGCAAGGGATGTCAGAAGTTACTATAGCTTGTGAACCTTCTAACACTGCCAGTGAGCATGTAATTCTTAATTGTGGTGGCAAGCTTGTCGAAAGCTGCACTTATAAAGGAATTGAGCTACTTGTATATTCTTTGGAGATATGA
- a CDS encoding histidine phosphatase family protein — protein MELVLIRHGESLGNALKGESAVYTGRWDCNLTERGYQQAKSLIGNPILENIDAWYSSNLIRTIETAKTITDRDIIVDQRLQERSLGEFEGLTIESVKKDPRYIKYFTDPEFMQFRNSFTVKAPGGENYGDVCERVRDFLQELASKDYKKVAIVTHHCVIRCIVKILNNLSEEETLSFKVNNCEPISVQLRDDALH, from the coding sequence ATGGAATTAGTATTAATCAGGCATGGTGAAAGCTTGGGCAATGCTTTGAAAGGTGAGTCTGCTGTTTATACGGGAAGATGGGACTGCAATTTGACTGAGCGGGGGTATCAGCAAGCGAAATCTCTCATTGGGAACCCGATTCTTGAAAACATAGATGCCTGGTATTCTTCGAATTTGATACGAACAATCGAAACCGCGAAGACTATAACTGACAGAGATATAATTGTAGATCAGCGGCTGCAGGAAAGATCTTTAGGCGAATTTGAAGGTTTGACCATAGAGAGTGTGAAAAAAGATCCTCGTTATATAAAGTATTTTACAGATCCGGAGTTTATGCAGTTTAGAAATAGCTTTACAGTTAAGGCTCCTGGCGGCGAAAACTATGGAGATGTTTGCGAAAGAGTTAGAGACTTTTTACAGGAATTAGCGAGTAAGGACTATAAGAAAGTTGCTATTGTTACTCATCATTGTGTGATTAGATGTATTGTGAAAATTCTCAATAATCTTTCGGAAGAAGAAACATTAAGTTTTAAGGTCAATAACTGCGAGCCTATTAGCGTTCAGCTTAGAGATGATGCATTACATTGA
- a CDS encoding helix-turn-helix domain-containing protein has product MDFGTNLKQLRKEKNLTQEELAECLTVSPQTVSKWENNISMPDISMLPVLADYFGITVDALLRHDTNQEKLEIKELAGSVHALADQGQLEDAYKTLLDSKGKWALSASMNHLMSFTSYQLSQEKESNRQQELLEEAIMYADRTIRLDSGETSRTAQAKMTKCYCLYDLGRKNEAIKIANTLPSMYSSRERVLAKVAEGTERSDNIQNALQFLKELQDEIEGMRR; this is encoded by the coding sequence ATGGACTTTGGGACCAATTTAAAGCAGCTTCGAAAAGAGAAAAACCTAACACAGGAAGAACTTGCAGAGTGCCTGACAGTATCACCTCAAACAGTAAGTAAGTGGGAAAACAATATTTCCATGCCGGATATCTCAATGCTACCCGTTCTTGCAGACTACTTCGGAATCACCGTAGACGCACTCCTTCGCCATGATACTAATCAGGAGAAGTTAGAAATTAAGGAACTTGCAGGATCAGTCCATGCCCTGGCAGATCAAGGACAGCTGGAAGATGCCTACAAAACATTATTAGATTCAAAGGGAAAATGGGCATTGTCTGCATCAATGAACCATCTGATGAGCTTTACTTCTTATCAGCTTTCTCAGGAAAAAGAATCAAATAGACAGCAGGAACTGTTGGAAGAAGCGATCATGTATGCTGACCGCACGATCAGACTTGATAGCGGCGAGACATCCCGCACAGCTCAGGCTAAAATGACTAAATGTTACTGTCTATATGACCTGGGAAGAAAGAATGAAGCTATAAAGATCGCAAACACATTGCCATCTATGTATTCATCAAGGGAAAGAGTACTTGCGAAGGTTGCTGAGGGCACTGAAAGAAGTGATAATATCCAAAATGCTTTGCAGTTTCTGAAAGAATTGCAAGATGAGATTGAAGGGATGCGTAGATAA
- a CDS encoding GNAT family N-acetyltransferase: MGKIDLIPVKENELELLHKMQVESFMPLYEKYHDECSPAIETLERIKKRAAIPNRQYYFIMKDGNKVGAINLGHNDPEEKHISFISPIFILPQYQDQGIGYKAIQAAFKLYPEVKEWILETILQEPRNCHLYEKCGFVRFGREEVVNDKMTLITYRLERNAPSKEG, translated from the coding sequence ATGGGAAAAATAGACCTTATTCCGGTAAAAGAGAATGAACTAGAACTACTACACAAAATGCAGGTAGAAAGCTTCATGCCACTATATGAGAAGTACCATGATGAGTGTAGTCCTGCAATAGAAACTCTTGAAAGAATTAAGAAAAGAGCAGCCATACCTAACAGGCAGTATTATTTCATAATGAAGGACGGCAATAAAGTCGGAGCAATCAACCTTGGTCACAATGATCCTGAAGAAAAACATATTTCTTTTATCAGCCCCATATTCATATTGCCGCAGTACCAGGACCAGGGGATTGGTTACAAAGCCATTCAGGCTGCATTTAAGCTGTACCCGGAAGTTAAGGAATGGATACTTGAAACAATACTTCAGGAGCCGAGAAACTGCCACTTATACGAAAAATGCGGATTCGTAAGATTCGGCCGCGAAGAGGTTGTGAATGATAAAATGACACTGATAACATACAGGCTTGAAAGAAACGCCCCTAGTAAAGAAGGATAA
- a CDS encoding GNAT family N-acetyltransferase: MLEYHVTTDVEKSIISDWKYAGDYSIYNSIPYEEQLSNHSGFGNPCNNYYSFYDGTSLVGYINLKEKESDVVLGVGVHPDMCGKGYGQTIVKLAIELSKVVFGEKPIYMEVRSWNTRAVKCYEKAGFHIIGEPHKKTTPIGEGLFYRMQI, from the coding sequence ATGTTGGAATATCATGTGACTACTGACGTAGAAAAGAGCATAATATCTGACTGGAAATATGCTGGAGATTATTCAATCTATAATAGTATTCCCTATGAAGAGCAACTATCGAACCATTCTGGATTTGGAAATCCATGTAATAACTACTACTCGTTTTATGATGGAACATCTTTGGTAGGATACATAAATCTGAAAGAGAAAGAATCTGATGTAGTACTTGGAGTTGGTGTTCATCCGGATATGTGTGGTAAAGGATATGGGCAGACTATAGTAAAATTGGCCATTGAATTATCAAAAGTTGTTTTTGGAGAAAAACCGATTTATATGGAAGTTAGATCATGGAATACTCGAGCAGTGAAATGCTATGAAAAAGCGGGGTTTCATATAATAGGTGAACCACATAAAAAGACAACGCCTATAGGGGAAGGTTTGTTCTATAGGATGCAGATTTAG
- a CDS encoding DUF4261 domain-containing protein, with product MDTLTARLEIAKWLAHPAELGKAPKKIEFVKEFDDPEGIHCGIFRFKAGLLSPWRLIIYSDSGIFSEQEKYDPDHDIEQAQKLIDYLKQYWKNTAQNIEERKERQTEAKPFCAFVLKSELRFEPDLFEKNYQNLWGENLNRDTSDEELNEDKAFYSDGQGNSIILAYMPSKVPNNEAETNATYNYYWKEAVAVTSSHKAHLIVTVMGNTTVKRRAMLYSKVLLALCQIDGNIGVYTNGVVYEPKMVLGMKNAVNKDDLPLPLLVWSGIGKAPNGFDGWTNGMKQFGLSEMELFDQPYDFQEIQSYLILLIDYCINNDITFHDGETVGLAPGLTLKVEKSKGKNVDTDGETLKLVKVEM from the coding sequence ATGGATACATTAACAGCAAGACTTGAAATAGCAAAATGGCTGGCGCACCCGGCAGAACTTGGAAAAGCGCCGAAAAAGATAGAATTTGTAAAAGAATTTGATGATCCTGAAGGTATACATTGCGGTATATTCAGATTCAAGGCCGGTTTATTATCACCGTGGCGTCTGATCATCTATAGTGATTCAGGCATATTTAGTGAACAGGAAAAATATGATCCTGATCACGATATTGAACAGGCACAAAAACTCATTGATTATTTAAAACAGTACTGGAAGAATACAGCACAGAATATCGAAGAGCGCAAAGAGCGTCAGACAGAAGCAAAACCATTTTGTGCTTTTGTATTAAAGTCTGAGTTGCGCTTTGAACCTGATCTTTTCGAAAAGAATTATCAGAATTTGTGGGGCGAAAATCTTAATAGAGATACATCAGATGAAGAACTGAATGAAGATAAAGCATTTTATTCAGATGGACAAGGCAATAGTATAATACTTGCATATATGCCCTCTAAAGTCCCAAATAACGAGGCAGAGACCAATGCTACATATAATTACTATTGGAAAGAAGCTGTAGCAGTTACTTCATCTCACAAGGCACATCTTATTGTGACAGTAATGGGTAATACAACTGTAAAGAGAAGGGCAATGCTTTATTCTAAAGTTTTATTGGCGCTATGTCAGATAGATGGCAATATAGGTGTATATACCAATGGTGTCGTTTATGAACCTAAAATGGTACTGGGAATGAAAAATGCAGTAAACAAAGATGATCTTCCACTTCCTCTTTTGGTTTGGTCTGGAATTGGAAAGGCACCGAACGGATTTGACGGATGGACAAACGGAATGAAGCAATTCGGCCTTAGTGAAATGGAACTGTTTGATCAACCATATGATTTTCAAGAGATACAGTCATACCTGATTCTTCTCATTGATTACTGCATTAATAATGATATAACATTCCATGACGGCGAGACAGTAGGACTTGCTCCTGGTTTAACCTTAAAAGTAGAGAAGTCAAAAGGTAAGAATGTTGATACTGATGGAGAGACTCTGAAATTAGTGAAGGTGGAAATGTAA